A single Mytilus trossulus isolate FHL-02 chromosome 12, PNRI_Mtr1.1.1.hap1, whole genome shotgun sequence DNA region contains:
- the LOC134692729 gene encoding ubiA prenyltransferase domain-containing protein 1-like: MKPKENEANGAVSYAGDKERRTLFSKQNLILECKKYVAALRPWSFTASFTPVALGSTLAYKSTGDFSFVSFVIACLTALSIHAAGNLVNTYYDFIQGIDTKSSDDRTLVDMILSPQDVARLGAIFYLFGCIGFLILTLTTSARMEHLALVYFGGLSSSFLYTGGFGLKYIALGDILIIFTFGPLSVLFAYLSQCGHLSLVPMLYAIPLALNTEAILHSNNVRDMDSDHRAGIVTLAILLGKTGSYLLFTALLFIPFIIIAVMGMNISKWIFLPLLCIFQAFNLEREYMKGNLQRLPHDIAKLNLLMGTLFILGIALADRSVFQNL, encoded by the coding sequence ATGAAACCCAAAGAAAACGAAGCCAATGGAGCGGTTTCCTATGCCGGTGATAAAGAACGACGGACATTGTTTTCTAAACAAAATTTGATActtgaatgtaaaaaatatgttgCAGCCTTAAGACCATGGTCTTTCACTGCAAGTTTTACACCAGTAGCATTAGGGAGTACATTAGCATACAAATCTACAGGAGACTTTAGTTTTGTCTCATTCGTTATAGCTTGTTTAACTGCTTTGTCAATACACGCTGCAGGAAACCTTGTAAATACCTATTATGATTTCATCCAAGGTATAGACACAAAATCATCAGATGATCGGACACTTGTAGACATGATTTTGTCGCCACAAGATGTTGCCAGACTTGGAGCTATATTTTACTTATTCGGTTGTATAGGGTTCCTCATATTAACACTCACAACATCAGCTCGAATGGAACATTTGGCACTTGTGTACTTTGGGGGACTTTCCAGTAGTTTCTTATATACAGGAGGATTCGGATTGAAATATATTGCTCTTGGAGATATACTAATCATATTTACATTTGGACCACTTTCTGTACTTTTTGCCTATTTATCACAGTGTGGTCATTTATCATTAGTGCCAATGTTATACGCAATACCTTTAGCTTTGAACACCGAGGCAATTTTACATTCAAACAATGTGAGAGATATGGATTCTGATCATCGAGCAGGAATAGTGACTCTTGCAATCCTGCTTGGAAAGACAGGGTCATATCTTCTATTTACAGCATTGCTTTTCATTCCATTTATCATAATTGCTGTGATGGGAATGAACATTTCAAAATGGATTTTCTTGCCGTTGCTTTGTATATTTCAAGCTTTTAACCTTGAACGAGAGTACATGAAAGGAAATCTCCAAAGACTGCCACATGATATTGCCAAACTTAACTTGTTGATGGGGACACTTTTTATATTGGGCATTGCTTTAGCAGATAGATCTGTGTTTCAAAACCTTTAG